One Patescibacteria group bacterium DNA window includes the following coding sequences:
- a CDS encoding DNA-directed RNA polymerase subunit beta produces the protein MPTEVAPRKFFTKLREVIPLPDLIELQKKSYEWFFKKGLAELFEEISPIRDIMGRDLELYFTDYYLDEPKFDEITSKAKNVNFEAPLRVKVRLTNKKTGELKEQEIYLGDMPLMTDRGTFIVNGIERAVVSQLVRSAGVFFTSEVHHGKKFYGAKIIPNRGAWLEIETDQSGVIWVKIDRKRKVAVTSLLRAFGYGIDEEIISLFKDVDTDKEMSFIKNTLEKDIAHSEDEGLKEVYKRIRPGDLATVDNARSLIYAMFFRFDRYDFSMVGRYKFNQRFGVQGEVEDTKENRIFHREDLVTIIKEIIRLNITQEPADDIDHLGNRRIRAVGELVQNRFRIGLARMERIVKDRMSTIDITALTPNKLTNAKPVIGAVKEFFMSSQLSQFMDQTNPLAELEHKRRLSSMGPGGLSRERAGFEVRDVHPTHYSRICPIATPEGPNIGLVGHLSSYARVNEYGFIEAPYRKVIREVPNDGKSAIGEILREEVAGEKAETKITKEIAAKLAKDKNLKTIQVKPRATDEVVYLNAFTEEKAVTTPATTPIDENGYFLTEKAGVRKYGKPSIEYAWNIDYMDVSPKQIVSVGTALIPFLEHDDAIRALMGTNMQRQAVPVINPQAPIVGTGIEARAARDSGHVKIAEEDGRVVEVEGDKIHVLEKNDKFKIYRLNKFARSNASTCINQRPIVDKDQKIKRGDALADGPATDGGELALGQNMLVAFMAWEGYNYEDAVIISEKVVRDDRFTSIHIENYQIDVRDTKLGPELVTNDIPNVSEEKLKNLDENGIIRIGAKVSSGDILVGKITPKGETELSAEEKLLRAIFGEKARDVRDTSLYLEHGEHGKVVDIKIFSQETGDKLPPGVIKSIQVSVADMRKLQVGDKLAGRHGNKGVVSKIVPIEDMPFLPNGVPIDVILSPLGVVSRMNIGQILETHLGIAAKTLGYKTVTPILDGIPETIIKEELVKAGFPENGKITLYNGKTGDPFDKKTTVGQIYMLKLNHMVEDKIHQRSIGPYSLITQQPLGGKAQFGGQRFGEMEVWALEGYGAAHTLQEILTIKSDDVPGRSKAYESIVKGEAIKNLNIPESFNVLVRELKGLCLDVELLKKKNGGEEMSPVTNEEKK, from the coding sequence ATGCCAACCGAAGTTGCCCCGCGAAAATTTTTTACCAAACTAAGAGAGGTTATTCCTCTGCCCGATTTGATTGAATTGCAAAAAAAATCTTACGAATGGTTTTTTAAAAAAGGTCTGGCCGAACTTTTTGAAGAAATTTCTCCCATCCGGGACATCATGGGCCGGGATCTTGAACTTTATTTTACCGATTACTATCTTGATGAACCAAAATTCGACGAGATTACGAGCAAAGCAAAAAATGTAAATTTTGAAGCGCCTCTTCGCGTAAAAGTGAGATTGACCAACAAAAAAACAGGAGAACTCAAAGAACAAGAAATATACCTCGGCGACATGCCTCTGATGACCGACCGGGGAACTTTTATCGTGAACGGCATTGAACGCGCGGTTGTTTCTCAACTCGTCCGTTCGGCCGGTGTTTTTTTTACTTCGGAGGTACATCACGGCAAAAAATTCTATGGCGCGAAAATTATTCCGAACCGCGGCGCATGGCTTGAAATTGAAACAGACCAATCCGGAGTTATTTGGGTAAAAATTGACCGTAAAAGAAAAGTTGCCGTCACCTCCCTCCTCCGCGCCTTTGGTTATGGAATTGACGAGGAAATTATTTCTCTTTTCAAGGACGTTGATACCGATAAAGAAATGAGTTTTATCAAAAATACCTTGGAAAAAGACATTGCCCATTCGGAAGACGAAGGCTTAAAAGAAGTTTATAAAAGAATTCGCCCGGGAGACCTTGCTACCGTAGATAATGCTCGCTCTTTAATTTACGCCATGTTTTTCCGTTTTGACCGCTATGATTTTAGCATGGTCGGCCGTTATAAATTTAATCAACGTTTCGGCGTCCAGGGTGAAGTGGAAGACACAAAAGAAAATCGAATTTTCCACCGCGAAGACTTGGTAACTATTATTAAAGAAATCATTAGATTAAATATCACCCAAGAACCGGCCGATGATATTGACCACTTGGGCAATCGCCGCATCAGGGCGGTCGGCGAATTAGTGCAAAACAGATTCCGTATTGGTTTAGCCAGAATGGAACGTATTGTAAAAGACAGAATGAGCACGATTGACATTACCGCGCTTACTCCAAACAAACTGACAAACGCCAAACCGGTTATCGGCGCAGTCAAGGAATTTTTTATGTCCTCCCAGTTGTCCCAGTTTATGGATCAAACAAATCCCTTGGCCGAACTGGAGCACAAACGCCGCCTTTCATCCATGGGTCCGGGCGGTCTTTCCCGCGAGCGAGCTGGGTTTGAAGTGCGCGATGTCCATCCAACCCACTACAGCCGCATCTGTCCAATCGCTACTCCGGAAGGTCCGAATATTGGTTTGGTCGGTCACCTTTCTTCTTACGCGCGCGTAAACGAATATGGATTTATTGAAGCGCCTTACCGCAAAGTGATTCGCGAAGTGCCAAACGACGGAAAATCCGCAATTGGAGAAATTTTACGGGAAGAAGTTGCGGGAGAAAAAGCTGAAACAAAAATTACCAAAGAAATTGCCGCGAAACTAGCCAAGGATAAAAATTTAAAAACTATCCAAGTTAAGCCTCGCGCGACAGACGAAGTAGTTTATTTAAACGCTTTCACTGAAGAAAAAGCTGTCACTACTCCGGCGACGACTCCGATTGACGAGAATGGTTATTTTTTAACTGAAAAAGCAGGCGTCAGAAAATACGGTAAACCTAGCATTGAATATGCCTGGAATATTGATTACATGGATGTTTCACCAAAACAAATTGTAAGTGTTGGCACTGCCTTAATTCCATTTTTGGAACATGATGACGCTATCCGCGCCTTGATGGGAACAAACATGCAACGGCAGGCAGTGCCAGTCATCAATCCCCAGGCGCCAATTGTTGGCACTGGTATTGAAGCTCGCGCCGCGAGAGATTCTGGCCACGTAAAAATTGCCGAGGAAGACGGAAGAGTCGTGGAAGTGGAAGGAGATAAAATTCATGTTTTAGAAAAAAATGATAAATTTAAAATTTATCGCTTAAACAAATTTGCTCGCTCCAACGCGTCCACTTGCATTAATCAACGACCGATCGTGGACAAGGATCAAAAAATAAAAAGGGGTGACGCCCTAGCCGACGGTCCGGCGACAGACGGCGGCGAACTTGCTCTCGGACAAAATATGCTTGTGGCTTTCATGGCCTGGGAAGGATACAACTACGAAGATGCCGTAATTATTTCAGAAAAAGTCGTCCGCGATGACCGCTTCACTTCAATCCATATTGAAAATTATCAAATTGACGTTCGCGATACAAAACTCGGACCAGAACTTGTAACCAACGACATCCCAAACGTCAGCGAAGAAAAACTTAAAAATCTTGATGAAAATGGCATCATTAGAATCGGCGCCAAAGTTTCTTCTGGCGATATTTTAGTTGGTAAAATTACTCCTAAAGGAGAAACCGAACTTTCCGCGGAAGAAAAACTACTCCGCGCCATTTTTGGAGAAAAAGCCCGCGACGTTCGCGACACTTCTCTCTATCTTGAACACGGTGAACACGGAAAAGTAGTTGACATTAAAATTTTCTCCCAGGAAACCGGCGACAAATTGCCGCCTGGCGTTATCAAATCAATCCAGGTTTCCGTGGCCGACATGAGAAAACTTCAGGTCGGCGATAAATTGGCCGGCCGCCACGGCAACAAAGGTGTCGTTTCAAAAATCGTTCCTATTGAAGATATGCCTTTCCTGCCAAACGGCGTACCGATTGATGTCATTCTCTCCCCGCTCGGCGTTGTCTCTCGTATGAATATCGGGCAAATTTTGGAAACTCACCTTGGAATTGCCGCGAAAACTTTGGGATACAAAACCGTGACGCCGATTTTAGACGGCATCCCGGAAACAATCATTAAGGAAGAATTGGTAAAAGCCGGCTTCCCGGAAAATGGAAAAATTACGCTTTACAATGGCAAGACTGGTGATCCATTTGATAAAAAAACAACTGTTGGTCAAATTTATATGTTGAAACTGAACCACATGGTGGAAGATAAAATTCATCAACGCTCCATTGGTCCATACTCGCTTATAACCCAGCAGCCGCTCGGCGGTAAGGCGCAATTCGGCGGCCAACGTTTTGGTGAAATGGAAGTCTGGGCGCTAGAAGGTTATGGCGCGGCTCACACATTGCAAGAAATTCTGACCATCAAATCCGATGATGTTCCAGGTCGCTCCAAAGCGTACGAATCAATTGTTAAAGGTGAAGCGATTAAAAATCTTAACATTCCTGAATCGTTCAATGTTTTGGTTCGCGAATTAAAGGGCCTCTGTCTTGATGTAGAACTACTGAAGAAAAAAAATGGTGGTGAAGAGATGTCTCCCGTTACCAATGAAGAAAAAAAATAA